A stretch of DNA from Oryza brachyantha chromosome 4, ObraRS2, whole genome shotgun sequence:
CGGAGCATCTCCGGTGGGTAATCGCCATAGACCAATGGATCAAGAAACCTGCAGAAGCACAGATATCAGAAGAGAACCATGCAGAAAAAGATCCATTTGGGCATTTGGGACAGGCACATTCAATCAGTGagaggaaacagtttttagcacacggatgtatgtacacccgtgtgcttatatgtcatctaaatagttataaaaaatataaaaaaatttgacaagataaattaatatgatttatatcactccacaaacatacaagtttaaattcaacttctatacattcaacttctataagttgtaaaaaaacaaacaaaactgaaactaaatatacgcatattcataattgtttttgttatttttgctacaacctatagaagttgaatttaaacttatatgttggtgaaatgatataactcatattaaactatctcgttaatttttttcataattttttataactatttagatgacatacaaACAACAGGTGTAgtcacccgtgtgctaaaaaactgccTCCAATCGGTGGGATGGAGTAGTCTGATACTAATTCACAGTACCATGGACCCTCGAACGCCAAGGCTCGTTCAGTGGCCAGCCGGTCCTCGGGGACATCTGTGAGCGGCTCGTACCAGGTGCTGTACAGCACCATTCCAATCATTCCTCTTTGCTTGCTCTGTATGAGCAACaatcagagaaaaagaaatttgcttacaagttaaaatggagttgattttggggatTTTTGTACCGCAGTTTATCTTCaagtctttgcttttaaattatttaaacaattgtatacaagttttactaaTTCTTAAGTGTTAGTAAGTCGTCTTGCTTATGTGCATAGTCAAAGAAAAGATGAGCCTGAAAGTAAATTAGCTGTCTCCATCATCTTCAACCACGATCTGCTCCACAACCACAGAGCAGAGGCACCGTGTCCATCGAGACGTACGTCGACACCCATGTGGTGCACATGACAGATGACCCGACGGAGAGAGCAATCAACCCAATCGATTGGACGGAATTCTGCTTACCTGGTACTTTCTCCTGTATAtctcgacggcggtggcgtgcGACAGCACGACGTTGTGGGCGGCGACGTAGGCCTCGGCGTCGGAGTCGCCGCGGGCGCACGAGCcgaacggcggcgagcagcgggcCGGCGTGTAGGTGCCGAGCAAGTAGCCGAACCGCACCGCGACGTTGGGCTCGTTGAAGGTGCTCCAGTACTTGACGCGGTCGCCGAAGGCGCCGAAGCAGACGTCCGCGAAGTGCCCGAAATCGGCTCTGCAGGATGTGCATTAGAAAAGGGGAAATAAGGGTCCACCACTCCTAGTTTAATTGATTAAacgtttaaaaattttaatttcatcgatCAAATTCATTACTATGGTTTAGATGATAATTTAAAGAGGCTATCCAAATCAAAAAGACAATACACGTTCtctttatatattatacacgtgtttgacagaaatcgtttgatcaatagcaaaagtggaaaaataatataggacGGTATACCGTCGGACGGGACTACAACGGCGGCTACGGCAAGCAGCGGTGCTGGCGTCGACGCGTGCCAAAAGATTTCTCTAGAGTGGAGCAGCGCAACAAGATGCATTCCATTTTTAGCACTGTACAAGAGTTGACGTACGTGGTCTAGCTGTGTGCTAGCTCTCAAGCCATGGATGAGCTtgtctccccttcctcctgcTCGCCGCCCTCCTTCTCTGACATGGCCTGCTTCTCGGTGCTCGGGAGTTCAGGGTCTGCGAGGTTCCCGAGCAATGGTTGCTGGGACACGACGCCGCACTCCACAACAAGGATGCCAGGGCCGCCTCGCACTCGGCGAGCTCCGACGTGTGTCGGTGTGTAGGAACCCGCCCGCGGCGAGCCGGAGCTGCGGTCGTTGCATTCGACGCCGGCGGACAAGCGCGGTGGGCTGAGGGACCCGCTGCTCTCGTTCGACTGGGGCGTCCCCAGCGGCACCACCCGCGTGTTGGAGGATGATGACGATGTggtacgacggcggcgcggtgagctcgacgacggcgacggtggcgacgacgacgaaaaTTCGCTACCGGtgatatgatatttgttaATAATATCACTAATACCACATATGATACTGTAGGTATTATACATGGTAAACGTAAGGTACCATGTTACTGAAAAGCTATCATATTACCTAAGCATGCTACCTTCAAGTACCATACACAATACATGTGAGATATCATGTTATCTAGATATGGTACAATGCATGATACATTAAGAGAAtcatgttatctaaaaaatatcatgttacTTAGATAAGGATAAGGTAACGCTATACCGTTCTAAATGGTATACCGTACCGTAgcatcctcttcttttattttttttagcgaCTAGGATGGCACATAACCAAAGATGTATGTGTGGTTCGTGGATGAAAGATGTGAATAAAACTCGACTTAGGGCCTATTTATTTTCActaggacttttttttaagttccagtcatatcgaatgtttgagcACTAATtagaaacattaaatatagactattaataaaacccacctcatactctgaactatttcgtgagacgaatctattgagcctaattagtccataattagtgaatgtgatgctacagtaaatatttgctaattatgacttaattaggcttaaaaaattatctaataaaatatcatttatttatgtaattagttatgTTATccgtatatatttatactcctaattaacatccGATTtcgacttaaaaaaatcactttaTCCAACCAGCCATGGATCAAGCCACTTAGTTGACACAGTTGAGAAACGTGAAATATACTTTTTTCCGTTTTTAGTAAGAGGCCATCAAGGCCCAATGGCTGGTACCCTGGTACGGTGAGACCGGGCCGACATAGTCGAGAAGGTTTTGGTTGGGCCAGCTAGCCAGCTCAAAATTAGTTTTGCCTTTAGGCCTGCACATCTGGGCAGGCAGAAATGGTAGCGTGCCGCGAgggggaaagaaaaagaaaaatcaaccGGTGAGACGCCGAGAAATATCCGGTGCTCATCTCCTCTGCTCCTCGCGCGCCACTTCCTCACTCCCCCTCAGCTCGGCACcgtccttcctcctcctcgacaccatgatcgccgccgcggcgttcCTGTCAGTCTCGTCGTTCCACCGCCCGCGGCTCAGGCCCGGCCACCTCCCGCGCCGCTCCGCCTTCCTCCGGTGCTCGGCTGCggcgtcttcctcctcgtcgttGTGGGAGGAGCGCGAGGAGGCGCGGTGGCTGCGCGAGGAGCAGCGCTGGCTGCGGGAGGAGCAGCGCTGGCTCCGCGAGGAGTCGCGGTGGCGCGCCGAGCGCGAGTCTCTCCTCGCCGAGGTCGCggcgctccgcctccgcctcggcgcgGTCGAGGacccggccgtcgtcgacgccgccgtggcgcctccggcgccggcgcccagGGCTGCGCCGgtcgtggaggaggaggtcgaggtgaggaaggaggtggtggtggtggtcgaggagaagaaggccaaggcgacgagcggcggcgagaggaggaCGCTGAGGGTGGGTGCCGAAGGGGAGGACGTGCGCGCGATGCAGGTCAGCGTCGTCGTGCACCTCTCGTTCTGGCTAGGATTTGCGATGCATCAACTGTACCCAAGCTGACGCGTCACACCTTAATTTGTTCGGTCGCTACAGAGCTGTGGTGATTACAAGCTGCTAACTTTCTTAAAGTAAATATGATCATACACCATACAAATTGGCCAATTGGCAATGCTCCAGCTGTTGGGTGGTTCTACCTGTACAATTAGCTAAACAGGATGGCTAGCAATAATTGATGAGTGGTTTTATAGTCGTAACCAGGGACAGatctaataaataatactagGGGAGTCTGAATAAACTAGATAGGCTTTAGCCATTCTTTTCATTAATGTTtagtatcaaattttagagaGCTTTGGTTAGAACTCCCATAATTTTAACGGAGTTACTGGAGGCTTGAGCCCTCCGTCCCTATGGTAGATCTGCACATGTACCTAGCTAGCGGCCCCGTATATTTTATAGTGCCAACTTAGTCATTTCTCATTATCTAGGTATCAGAAAGTAAGTGCTGTTGCTTGAGACCGTAAAATATCAGTAAGTGCTGTTGCTTGAGACCGTAAAATTTCTTGTGATAGATCCTTAATGCAAAGCATAACCAGCAGCATTAAATAGCTTGGAGTGCTTTGAACCTAATACAGGAGGCCTTGGAAAAGCTGGGCTATTATTCGGGCGAAGAAGACATGGAGTTCTCCAGCTTCTCGTCTGGCACCGAAAGAGCCGTGAAGACATGGCAGGTCATTATTCTTTCACTAAGTAAAATGTATGTACAGTTCTCGGATAGCAGCTGTTGAGCACTTGAGCCCATATAAACTTGTGTGTGTTGTTACAGGCAACGGCAGGGGTTTCGGAGGATGGAATTATGACCTCCGCTCTTCTTGACAGACTATTTACAGGACAGACTGGGCAGGAAGTGAAAACAAAAGTGAGTGAGCCCAATTTACCTTTTGTTCCCTAAGTCATCGCCTATTCATTTGGTAACACTATTGTCAGTTTCCACTAGATATGGAATATAAAACAAGCAATACTATTTCAAAAGAAGTAAACAATAATTATAAAGACAAACTGATAATTATGAAACGCAGAgatttacttatattttgctTACGaagatataattatatttaccGGGTATAAGAAATTTGCTTCCTCTGCAATTCAGGAGTTGCTTCCAAATATGCTAGGTTCAAGCGACAACCAGTACCTATAGTCATGACATCATATTCTAATGTAAATTTCTTGTAGGATGACATAAATGGAGCAGCTATTCCCGCCGTAACAGAAATAGCAGAGGTTCAAAAAACTGTTATAAAAGGGAATGGTGTATCAGGAGTAGGGTTATCCGAAAATAGAGTGTTTCTCATCGGCGAAAACAGGTGGGAAGATCCATCTAGGCTAACacagaagaataaaacaatCAGCGGTGCTACCAATGCATCAGTTAAGAAGTGCGTCTCTTGTCGCGGTGAAGGCCACCTCATGTGCGTAGGTAATAAAACTTTCTGCTGGTGCACATGTAAAACATTTGTAATCTACTGACAAATGAGCTGCTTGTGATTACTGACGATCTTCCCTTCCTCCTGCAGAATGTGATGGAACAGGTGAGCCGAACATTGAACCACAGGTAAGCTAGAGTTCCAGTTGCACAATCCCATCAGATAGCCATGTCATATAGCTAAAAGAATTTAGAAGTAAGCTCTTTCTCTGATATGCACTTTTCTGTTCTCAAAATGCAGTTTTTGGAGTGGGTTGGTGAAGACATGAAGTGTCCATACTGTGAAGGACGTGGTTCGATCGTATGCGATGTTTGTGATGGGAAGACAGTAGTAGCTAATTAAGCAACATGTAGGACACCAAACATACTGCCTCATTCGTGAAaatctataactttttatGTGTATAGATGCTAGCCAATTATTCAAGTTTTTTCGCAATAGTTGAAGAATGGCCAGCATTGGTGCCCTGTTATCCCTACAAAAGTTAAGATACATTTGAGAC
This window harbors:
- the LOC102708519 gene encoding LOW QUALITY PROTEIN: beta-glucosidase 18-like (The sequence of the model RefSeq protein was modified relative to this genomic sequence to represent the inferred CDS: deleted 2 bases in 1 codon); the encoded protein is MSARADFGHFADVCFGAFGDRVKYWSTFNEPNVAVRFGYLLGTYTPARCSPPFGSCARGDSDAEAYVAAHNVVLSHATAVEIYRRKYQSKQRGMIGMVLYSTWYEPLTDVPEDRLATERALAFEGPWFLDPLVYGDYPPEMLRLLGERLPSFSPEDRRRLRYKLDFIGVNHYTTLYVKDCVFSACPLGKQTQHARAAVVGERNGLPIGTPTAMPKFYVVPDGMEKMVTSFMKSRYNNVPMFITENGYAQGGESYSDMEDWLDDKDMIEYLGLV
- the LOC102708796 gene encoding protein disulfide isomerase pTAC5, chloroplastic, with the protein product MIAAAAFLSVSSFHRPRLRPGHLPRRSAFLRCSAAASSSSSLWEEREEARWLREEQRWLREEQRWLREESRWRAERESLLAEVAALRLRLGAVEDPAVVDAAVAPPAPAPRAAPVVEEEVEVRKEVVVVVEEKKAKATSGGERRTLRVGAEGEDVRAMQEALEKLGYYSGEEDMEFSSFSSGTERAVKTWQATAGVSEDGIMTSALLDRLFTGQTGQEVKTKDDINGAAIPAVTEIAEVQKTVIKGNGVSGVGLSENRVFLIGENRWEDPSRLTQKNKTISGATNASVKKCVSCRGEGHLMCVECDGTGEPNIEPQFLEWVGEDMKCPYCEGRGSIVCDVCDGKTVVAN